The genomic DNA ATGATTGATACCGGCACCCTGAATGTCTGCGGTTCTCGAGGGTGTCCGGATCCGCTTGTGACGGCGGAAACGAGCCTCCATCGTCCAGTGGTGCTCAAGGCCCTGTTCGACGCGCGCCGTTCATCGTCCCCGGCGACTTCTCGTACGCCTCATACCGGCGCCGCCCAATGCCGATCAATTAATATTCAGGCAAACTTTTCCATGAGCTACTCGTCTCGCCGGAGATCGTGCCCGGCCGGCCGTTGCCGCCTCGCGCTTCAGGTCGAAGGCCGGACCGGGGGCGTGCGGAGTCTTCCAGCGAGGCTTCCGCCATCACTTCGCGACCATCAACGCGGCCATCCCTGGTTCGGAAAAGAGGTAAAAATAACGTTATCCTTCGGTTATGTGCCCGAGTGCGCTGGCGCGACTCCAAGAACAGGTGTGCGCGCCTTCCGCTTCGAAAGGTTGATCAATGTACGACGACGCCGTGTGGGTCCGAGGCGTGACAGGCATCCAAATGCACCACACCACGGATCTCCAGGACGCCACCCGATTCCTGAGCAATGCGGTGATGGCGTTGCGGGCCGCGCACGTGCGAACCGGCGACGAGCAGTACTCCGTCCTCGCCTCTCAGCTCAAGACCATGGCGGCGGAGACGCGGACCCTGGAGAGCCAGGCCCGTGCGCGGATGCATGGGTTGCACTCGTCGGATCCTGAGCAGTTCGTCCGCTGCCGCGATGGGCACGAGCCGTGGCCCGACGAGATCCAGGCCGGCTTCGTTCCTCGCCACACCTGCAAGGACCAGTGTCTGTACCACGACCACGATGTCCTCAACGCCATCATGCAGTGCACCTGCGGGCAACCCCCGTGCCGGGCATGCGCCATCGGCGGCACGCCGTGACCTCGGGCGGCACCAAGCCCTGCCCCTGAGCGGCGACCAGCCGGCACCGGGCATGCCTCCTCCGAAGACGGCCCGGGCGAGCGCGAGGCCGAGGAACACCGCGCCGAGTCCGGCGGTGACGCCGGCGGCAGCCCGCTGGGCCGGCGAGCACACCGGTTGCCTCGGAAGGACGGGGGTGGCCCGCGTGGTGGGGACGAAAGTCTCCGGGGGCACCGACTTCGGTCTACGGCGTCCCGGGGCCGGCGGCCGGGCGGCCCAGTGGCGGCGACACTGTGGCCATGAGCCTGGCCGTGAGGGGCATCTCCTACCTCGTCGACGACGCCGGTGACGACGCCGTCGGCCGGGACATGCGGGTGATCCGCGACGAGCTCCACTGCACCACCGTGATGCTGATCGGCACCGACACGCGGCAGCAGTTCACGGCTGCGCGGCTCGCCCTGGAGGCCGGGCTCGACGTCCACCTCCGGCCGTACCTCGCCGACCGGCCCCGCCCGGCGCTGCTGGCGCACCTGGCGGCGACCGCGCGGGAGGCTGAGGAACTGCGCACCCGGCACCCCGGCAGGGTGACGTTGCTGGTGGGCGGCGAGTTCTCGCTCACCTCGCCCGGGATGGTGCCGGGACCGCGGGTCCTCATCCGCCTGCAGGTGCTGCTGCGGTGGCGGCGGTGGTTCGACCGCCGGATCACCCGCAGGCTCGACGACCTGCTCGACGCGGCGGTGGCCACGGCCCGCCGCCACTTCCACGGGCCCGTCACCTATGCCGCCGCCTTCTGGGAGAAGGTCGACTGGTCCCGCTTCGACGTCGTCGGCGTGAACCTGTACCGCTTCGGTCCCGACCCGGACGCCTACGAGCGTCGCCTGCGCGGGCTGCTCGCCGAGGCAGGCGACAAGCCGGTGGTGGTCACGGAGTTCGGGTGCGGCGCCTTCGCCGGCGCGGAGCGGCGCGGGCCCGGCTCGTTCCTGATCGTGAACTGGTTCGCCACGCCGCCGCGCGTCAAGGACGGGTACGAACGCGACGAGCCCACACAGGCCCGCTACCTCACCGAGCTCATCGACCTCTACGCCGGCCACGGCGTCCACGGGTGTTTCGTCTACACCTTCGCCATGCCGGGCTTCCCGCACCGGGACGGCGATCCGCGCCACGATCTGGACATGGCGGGCTTCGGCGTGGTGAAGGTCTCCCCCGGCGACCCCTCCCGGTGGGAGCCGAAGGAGTCCTTCCACGCGGTGGCGGGCCGCTACGCGCGTCTGGCCATCGCAGGGCGCGGGTAGTTCGGCTCAGCCTCGGGGCGGGTGGCCGGTCAGCATCGCGCCGGCAGCCCGTCGAGGTGGCGGGGCAGGTCGCCGAGGAAGGAACGCAGCGCCGAGCTCGATGCCTGCGTGCTGGGGCATGTACGCGACCGGCCGGCCGATCTCGACTCCCGCATCGGCGGCCTCCAGCGGGTACGGGCCTCGCGCTCGGCGACCTCCTGGACGCCTCCGCCCGCCTGCGCGCACCCGCCCCGGCGGGCTGAAGCTCCGCACCCGGTCCCGGCAGGGCGGCTGGTCCGGCGCGCGAGTGGCTGAGCCGCTCACGCGCCGCCGACGAGACCCTCGCCGTGCGCCGGCAGGTCGTGGCGGGCGGCTGACAGGCCGCGCAGGGCCGTGGCGGTGAACTCGTCGAGGGGGTAGAACAGCTCGATCGCCAGCTCCGACAGCGTCACGTCGGCCGGGGCGCCGAAGGTGGCCATGGTGCTGAACATCGACAGCTCGCCGAACGGCGTCCGCACCCGCAGCGGCACCTGGATCGGCCCGACGTCGCCGGTCGGGTCCTCCTCGGCGGGCGCGGCGGGCGCGGGATAGTGGCTCACCTCCTCGTACAGGGCGCGCAGGTCGGCGTCGCCGGTGGCGTTGACCTGGCGCCGCAGCCGTTCGAGGAACAGGGTCCTGACCTCGCCGAGGTTGGCCAGCCTCGCGGACAGGCCGTCGGGGTGCAGGGTCAGCCGGAACACGTTGGGCCGCGGCCGGAGCAGGTGGGGCGGGATGCCGTCCATGAGGACGGTCATGGCGTGGTTGCCGTCCAGCACGTTCCACAGGCGGTCGACCACGACGGCGGGGTACGGCTCGTGCGCCGCCAGCATGGTGTCGACGGCGGTGCGGACGGAGGCCAGGTAGGCGTCGTCGAGGCTGCTCTCCCGGTAGGCGGGGGCGTAGCCGGCGGCCAGCAACAGCGTGTTGCGCTCGCGCAGCGGCACGTCCAGGGCGGCCGACAGGCGCAGCACCATCGTCCGGCTCGGGTGGGCGCGCCCGGTCTCGACGTACGACAGGTGCCGGGCCGAGCTGTCGGCCAGCAGCGCCAGGTCGAGCTGGCTGAGCCGGCGCCGCCGCCGCCACTCCCGCAGCAGGGTGCCGACCTGCGACGGTTTCCCCTCGCTCATGCCGGCTCCTCGCTCATACCGGCTCCTCGTTCATGCCAGGAGGATAGCGACCCGCCGGACCGGCTCCGGCATGACCTCGGAGGTCATTGAGCCGCTGACCTCCGTCCTGGCACGGTGTGCGCGTACGTCCCCCGAGGTGAAGGAGTTCTCATGCACGCGGAGCCGGACCTGCTGCGCCGGGTGTTGCGGATCGACGGCTGGAGCACGGCCGTCTTCGGCGTCGTGCTGCTGGCGGGCGCCGTGCCGTTGCGGGAACCGCTCGGGCTGCCGACCTCCTGGTCCGTCCCGTTCGGGGTGGCCATGCTGGGCGGGGCCGCCGCCCTCGGCCTCATCGCCGGCCACCCGCGCATCTCCGTCCGCCACGCCGCCTGCGCCGTGGCGGGCAACGCGGTGTCGTGTGTGGCGCTGCTGGCGCTGGTGTTCTCAGGGGTGCTGCCGCTCACCGGCCTGGGCGTGGTGTTCATGCTGTCAGGGGCGGTTGTGGTCGCGGTCTACGCCGCGCTGGAGTACGCGGGACTGCGGCGTCTGACGGGCGTTCTGGCCGCCGGCTGACGAGCCGTGCGGCCCGGCCGGTCCGGGCGGGAGCGGGCACGCCCTTCCCGCCCGGGCCGCCGCGCGCCACGCGAGGGCCCCCTTGCGCAGCACCCCGGCCAGGGGTGCCACGCGAGGACCTTGGGCAGCACCCCGGCCGGAGGTGCTACGCGAGGACCTTGCTCAGCACCTCGGCGAACTCGGCAGGCCGGTCGGCGAACCCGGCGTGCTCGCCGGGGAACTCGACGAGCGGCGTGCCGAGCAGTTCGGCCAGCGCCGTGGACGTCCGCCGGGTGATCAGGCGTCCCGACTCGGCGCCGAGGCCGACGACGACCCGGACCGGACCGGACCGCAGCGCGGCGGCGTCCGGCACGTACCGGGTGGTGCCGCGGAGTTCGTGGGCGAAGAAGCGGGCGCTGTCGGCGAGGTCCTGCTCGCTCGGCTTCTCGTCGGCCGGGCCGGGGACGTCGTCCTCCCCGTACCCGGCGTTGGCCATGAACTTCCGCCACGCGGCGAACAGGCCCTCCCGGTGGAAGGTGTCGATCATGTCCTCCACCGCCGCGCGCTGCTCGGCGACGTCGGGCAGCAACTCCAGCAGGGGCGGCTCGTGCGCGACGAGCGTCCGGACCCGGGCGGGATGCCGCTCGGCGAGCGCGAGCCCGGTCACCGCGCCGCCGCTGCTGCCGAACACGTCGGCCGACTCGGCGCCGAGGGCGTCGAGCAGGGCGGCGACGTCGTCGGCCCGCAGCTCCGGCGTGGACTCCTGCTCGGGGTCGTCGAGCCTGCTTCCGGCGATGCCGCGTGGGTCGTGGGTGACGACGGTGTGGGCGGCGGCGAGCGCGTCGGCCACGGGCGCGAACGCGGCGGCGCCCATCGGCGAGCCCATCACCAGCAGCAGGGGGCCCGCGCCGCGGACCTCGTAGTGCAGGCGGGCGCCGGGGACGGTGAGGGTGTGGGTGCTGGTCATGCTGGGCGGTCCTTCCGTACAGGGTCGTCCCGCAGGTCGCGGGGGTTTCGACAGGTACGACTCCGCCGGGGGCGCGAAATCGTCGCTCGACTTGTGCCCGTGTGCTGGTTCACCGCCCCGCGCGGAAGCGGAGGGGATCGGGAGGGGCGTACCCGCCGGTTCAGGGCGAGACGAGCCGAACGATCGCGGTGCCGTCCGCCCCTGCCACCACCTGTAGGACGACCGCTCCTTCCCTCCTGCCCGGCGGCTTGCCCGCCGGGCCGCACGAACTGCTGCTGCCGTTGCGGTGGAAGACGACGACGCAGCCGCTGCCCTCGCCGCTCACCTCGCCGCTCGTTCTGCTGTTCCCCGAGGTCACCTTGTAGCCGACCTCGTTCTTGCCGACCTTGGTCAGGGACAGCTTCGCGGGACCGTCCGGGATCTCGAAGCGGATCGTCACCGGTTCGGACACCGCGATCTCGCAGTTCCCGTCGGTGCACGCGTCGGGGTCGCTGCCGTCAGCCGTGGTCACCGCCGGGGACGGGGTGGGCGTGGCGCGGGACGGGCTCTGCGCGGCACGGGAAATCGGCGGCTCGGCGCTCACGGTGCCTGCGTCGGACGCGTCGGGTTCGCCGGTCTCGCCGCACCCGGCCGCGGCCAGCGCGATGAGCACGGTGAGCGTGGTGAGCACAACCGGCAGAACGCGACCGGCCGCACGTCGCCCGCGCGTGGTCGTATCGGACGTGGTCGGGTCTGACGTGGTCGGGTCTGACGTGGTCGGGTCTGGCATGGCCTTCAGCCCTCGCATCTCGTCCGGAGTCAGGAGACGAGCCTGGTGTCCGCAGGGTGGGATGTCGCCCACGCTGAGGCTTTCTCATCCTATAAGCCCTGGTCGCGGCGGGCGGTGGCGGTCCGCCGGATCTCTTGTGGCGGCTTGC from Nonomuraea muscovyensis includes the following:
- a CDS encoding MmyB family transcriptional regulator yields the protein MSEGKPSQVGTLLREWRRRRRLSQLDLALLADSSARHLSYVETGRAHPSRTMVLRLSAALDVPLRERNTLLLAAGYAPAYRESSLDDAYLASVRTAVDTMLAAHEPYPAVVVDRLWNVLDGNHAMTVLMDGIPPHLLRPRPNVFRLTLHPDGLSARLANLGEVRTLFLERLRRQVNATGDADLRALYEEVSHYPAPAAPAEEDPTGDVGPIQVPLRVRTPFGELSMFSTMATFGAPADVTLSELAIELFYPLDEFTATALRGLSAARHDLPAHGEGLVGGA
- a CDS encoding alpha/beta fold hydrolase — translated: MTSTHTLTVPGARLHYEVRGAGPLLLVMGSPMGAAAFAPVADALAAAHTVVTHDPRGIAGSRLDDPEQESTPELRADDVAALLDALGAESADVFGSSGGAVTGLALAERHPARVRTLVAHEPPLLELLPDVAEQRAAVEDMIDTFHREGLFAAWRKFMANAGYGEDDVPGPADEKPSEQDLADSARFFAHELRGTTRYVPDAAALRSGPVRVVVGLGAESGRLITRRTSTALAELLGTPLVEFPGEHAGFADRPAEFAEVLSKVLA